TACGACTGATCACTTTAGGGggtaaaatgaaaacaaaccaaattctgtttaggagaatgctgcaacactgttttgctgtgaagaaccagaaatgttttgcggtctacaaaacttcacccgcCTTTACgacttatttttcatttttggctgtACTCATCCTTTAAGTAAGAAATTCATGAAGGAATAGTTTGATATGAGGCTCAATGCTGGTATAAAACTGACCTCATTTTGAcgtcagtttttttatttttattttttttatctcattctCATTCACAACAAATCTCacatttcttcctttcctctcagGATATGCAAATGCCCCTCATGTTCACCACTGAACGTGCTTGGTGACAACATGCTCCTTACCAACTCTGAGGCAATTAAAAAAGTGCTTACCCAACAGAGGTGTTAGCCAACTTCATTTACCTCGATCTGTTTTGCAACTTGCAACAATTTACGAATGTGTGACTACCCAACAGGCTTATATCAGGCACATTACAATACACTGGCGAGAGCGGTCACTGGACTTGTTTTTTAGAGGACGTCAGCCCTTTCATCCTGACACAAAAGTCCACACAACACGGCTGCACACAGCGGCCTCCAGCAGGACAAACAGGACGTCAGGCACCATGCCAGCTACAGGCGACAACCAGCCGGAAGTAAAACAGGCATGTTTTCCTACCCGGGACAGGGTTAGAGGGCGGGGTGGGGAGAGAGCTCAGGGTCCAGGAACAGAGAGGCTAGCGATGCTGAGCATCTATACCTGCAGGGCTGAGCACCAAAGCCTGGAGGATATCCGACAGGGAGACGATGCCCTCTATGCTGGAGCGCtcatccaccaccaccaaccgATGCacctggaggaaaacacagagcgATGAACTTGATATCAGTCCGAGGTTATTTCCAGGTGGCTAAATGTCTGTAcgcctgtttgtgtttgaaaaaaatctcactTCAGCTTTGACTATTCTGTCCACAATGGTCTCCATCGTCTCCATTTTGTGGCACTTCATGACTCCTTCGAAGTACTGAGAGCGATGTTTCAGAGCCTGCGTCACCGTGATGTCCAGGTTGTTGTACGTCTTCTCAGCAGCCAAGTTCTGTGAACAAACgtgaaaacactgtgacaaaaaacCACAGAGCGGTTCATCCTCTGATATTTAGTATAATGtctcttaaaaaacaaactgaaatttCTACTTACAATCACGTCAAACTTGGAGTAAATATCCACAACTTTGCCTGTAACACGAGGAACGAGAACGAGAACACGAAGGACTCCTTTAAGTGACTAACTTAATTTAGTCTTATTACTGAATTTCATCAGCAGTGGAGATTGCAATCTTACCAGACTCATCCACCACAGGCAGGGCAGACACTCGTCTCTCCACAAAGATGTTGAGTGCTTTGATGATGGGTGTGTCCGGGTGGATGAAAGCGATGTCGTGGTACGTGCCAATGCCGAGCTCCCCGAGAGTCTGCTTCATGAAAGCTGGCTTTGGCATTTCACACATCtggagaacacaaacacacacacacacacgatgaggCAGGAATGTGTTCTGTGTGATCACTCTCAACCCAGTTCATTGTCACATTTCATTAGTGTCCACGCTGACCACAAGGGGGCAGCAGACAAGTGAAAGTGGGACAAGTTCTCAACAGAATCATCTATCATGTAGATTAAAATGCTACACAGACTGACGGTGACTCACAAAAAGCTGGAGGAACTTGAGGATCCTCTTGTGTGTGAGAATATAAAGTGCGTTCCCCGTGACGGGGTCGATGACAGGCAGGCGgtgaattttgtttttgatgagggTGTACACTGCATCAAACAGgctgcaacacaacaaatgcAAAAGGCCAGTTACAGCGAGGACAAGAAATCAGAttgcatacacacaaaaacagacagattcaTTATTTACAGTCAGGTACCGCACCTCGCATCAGGCGATATGTTGACCAAAGGTTTGAATGTGGATGGAAGGTAAACCTCTGTGTAGAAAGAGATCAAATATTCAAGTTTATATATTCTGCATCTAAATTTTACATCATACATGCTACAAAAACGTGACCTCACCTCTCCACGTCTCGAGCTTATGTTCCTCTAGTTCGTAAATTTGCACCTGAAATACAagaggaaaatagaaaaaaggttaaagaaatcaaaaaatCCTCAAAGAAACAGGCAGATCTCATCTGTCAGGTGGACCTACCATCGGTGACTTATAGTATCTGTGCAGTATGATGATGAAATCTGTGATTGTCAGCATTCctgtaatgaaaaaaacagatgttaatCCATGTGCAACATGCAGCACTGTTCCTGCAAGCTTTGCGCAATTAGGTAAAAAGAGATGGCACGTACATGGGCGTGGTGCCAACAACAAATCACTGACCCCCCACACCCTGTTTATCCCAGCGCTGACTTGgcattcattattcatcacaGGCTGACTTGCAATAGAGTAATcgcaggaagaaaaaagaaaaaaaaaaaggaatctgcACAACAAACATAATTCACAGCTGGTGTGACTTCTGACTCCACCCCCCTGacagtctgcactgatatttcttttctgttaaaTATGATCTTCAATTCTCTCTGAGCACTGGTCAATGCAGAGAAGTCATTCCCTTGCTTAATGGTTTATGACAGCTCTAATGACTTCTGCTCAATATAGCATCACGCTCCACTAGCCATGACCAGCGGCATTAATACACAAAAGTTTCCTCTGGACTCATTTAGCACAGGTGCACCAGCACAGCAAGGacattttccatctctgtcCAGAGGAATTATGGACTGGAAATATGTGGCCTGCATGCTGCAGTCTCGCTGAGGTGCTAGAATCAAATCTGTAGCGTTAGTAAGAAGACTAAAGGGATCTAAATAAGCTTGGCCAATACAACTGCGAGAGTGCATGGAAGCCTTATTCCTCTAAACTGGTCCAAATACTTGCAAATATTTATGACTTAACAGTCTTTTAGAACTTCAAACTCAATGTAAAACACGTCTAACTACGACCTGTACAACAACAAAtatctgaaacagaaacaaaaagaaaacagctaaaTGGAAAAAACTCTCATactcaaaatatgaaaaataccAATAGAAACTAGACTTCCCACCCACTATAAACccaaattgttttattatttgttctgagaaaacataaaacaaggCTATGAAGTCATTCCATGACAGGTTTTGTTGCTCTTACCCACAAACATTTGCTTCTCTGTGTCCCATAGTGGAGCAGCTCGCACACCGTTGGCTACCAAGGCAAAGAACGCTTTCTTAACCTGTTGAGCaacagttaaaaagaaaaagaataaaactgatCAGATTAAACACAATACTTCACTGCATGATGTGATTGTCTTCTCTGGAACTGAAGCTTCTGATCCATTACTGTGGTCAATCGATGGCATATTAAATAGCAACGATTCTCAGAATCAACACTTTAAGCAAAGACGGTCAACATTCACTGATCTGAACAgctttaaatgtaaacataagCTGCTCCTGAGTGTTTTATatcttttaaaattaaatatctttgaGGGATAAGTTTGCACCAAAAttaaaattctgtcattatctactcaacctGAGCCAGGTGACGTTACGTAgtctataaaacatttctggagcttcacagtaaaacagtgttgcagcattctgctcaGCACCTTAAGTagaaaaattattaaataaaaactaaaaactgaaatgaaatgaaatggctTCAATGAAATGGCTTGATACAGTATATCCAAGTCTCAAGAGGCCCCAAGATGATTTGGAAATATGTTATTTACTCTCTTTTtgaagccaaaatcttcactgtagctgctaagctaaaagcgttagcacaCACCCCGCCTGAAGTAggtgcacaagcttgactgTGCGTAGAGGGTGTTAATAAcctcttttcaaatcatttcaggATCTTGTGTCGtttggagacttggattatgcagGAGGAGCTGTAAGGAgacatttcatgtcatttaaaaagcaaaaaaaaaaaaacgtttaaaaCAAATCTCCTTCTACTTCAGgtgttgaggagaatgctgccagaaattaaatgttttgtagactatgaaccttcacctgactttccaccaGCATggggttgagtagataatgatgaGTTTTCATTTGTGGgagaactattcctttaagttTTGGAATGGTggttggattaaaaaaaaaacatttttgcaaacaatGAAGCGAAAGAAAATCTACAAATTATCGTCTGAATGAAAAGTAATGTTTGGTGGCAGCCCTTCTCTTTCGACACATTCTCCAGAGTAAACGAGCCCCTTCTGATGTATTTTGTGAGGCACAAACTAAACTCTTGAAGTCTTTGAGTTGGTTTTAATATTTCCGCAGCTTCTAGATAAGGATTCTAACTCTGAGCTTCAGTGGATTTAGTGGTTAAGGATCTACACATCAAAGGAGGTCAGACATCCACAGGATTACTGTTTAACAGCTTTATGACAATTGCACCAAACATGGGGCTTATTTTATTGAACATTAACTTGAGCTGAATGTCTCTTTTGATTTTCAAGCCAAGCAGCCTCAATATCATATGAAAGATTAACCTGCAGGTAAAAGAAACTTGATTTTTGTCACAGTACTTACTTGGAGCGCCGTGTCAAACACAACCAGCTTGGAGCTCGTGGGGACGATGTCGTAGCATTTGTGGGATTTCATAAAGCGCATGTAAATATCACTCTCAGGttcagcagctgtaaagaggaaaaaaaggcaggaaaataCTTTTAGAGGAAGGAGAAATCTCACAGGGAATATATAATGAGAGcctggaaagaaaacacactcagagCCTAAACAACCATTATGGCTCTGGACCACTTACTGCCACTTCGCCGCTCCATCGTACTCATAATTAAGCTCTGCGTTCGATCACACAAACAGTGGaaggacacaaacagcaaagtGCTACAAGAGATTTGGTCCCTCACAGACGATTATAGTCATTTTCTTCCCACATATGGTGATTAAAGTGGTACAGTGTGAATGAATCCATTAGTTcactaaataaatgtaatcgATATTGAATTATTTCTCGTCAAGTTAAGagtaaaacatttgcatgagAGCTGCAACTATTAATCGAGCAGCTGACAACAATTGAAATTAAACGCCAACCATTTTAATAAGCCATTAATCGGTTTGAGTCattttgaagaagaaaaggcTCAGAATTCTCAGAttacagcttcttaaatgtgactattttctttattcctcaTCTTTGGAGACAATTTTCAACATTCTCTGACATTATACAGACCAGACAAGCAAGGGATTAACTGAGAACATagtggatgaatggatgaatcAACAATGCAAAAACTCTGAGTTGCAGCTCCTGTTTAATGGTTCTAGCTCCTAAAACATACAAGGTCTGgtgctttttctctgttttatataattataaatCAAGAAATTGATTGTTGATGACAGCCTGAGCGTTCTGAAGACTTATCGGGGGTCTCTGTGCTTTTGACGagcgtctgtcctccctctgacattttacaaaccAAATGAATACTTcatcaaaaatattcacaagtGTTATTAATCTTTAGCTGCAGCCTTTCGTGCCATGATGAAATATTGCGTCCCTTTTAAATCTCCAGAATTTTATAActgtctctttttattttatatcatttcaagAGCCTTGTGTAAAAATCTGAGTCACTGAGACAAATAGGTCTGTTGTGATGACAGCCTCCTCTGTTGGGAAATCCCTAAAAAATCTCTGACTATCTCTGTGGAGAAGACTGAGCAGACACATCTGTAGCTGGTCTGACTAAACAGCTGGGACACCACAGATATCCCGATGTTACGGAGGTGACTCGTTTAAGGTATGCAACACTTACCATCATCATCTAGTTCAAGTTTCTCCAGCATGCCTTCGAATAATCCGTAGACCTgtgagaagggggaaaaaacaaacacgcagAAGTTTTGCGGTGAAGATGCGCAGCAGATCTTGAAAATAATACACGGGCGGCGCACCGCCAAACTTTGCTGTGGATTTTGAgtggtgagcagcagcagcagcggcggcggcaggaGGGTGAAGCGACTTCTCCCCGGCGGCCCCAGCAGACTGTGAACACACCGAGAGCGACGCGCACAAAACACCCGAAACAAGACGGCAAGAGACGTCGTGCGCCACCGGTGCGTTACCGGTTACATGAAGCGCCCCCAGGTCCACTAAATATACACAGGTAACGTGACAAAAAGCCTGTAGCAACTTCAATGGCACATTATTATTAGACTACACACACCCCTTAAAATTCGGAGTGGAACAGTCCTGATCCATTTGCTGCAgtaggtggtggtgggggggtcgGGGGGACCGATGCGTACGCGCGGCCCGGACAGGCACTACACAGGCGCGTGAAAGCTAATCCCACCACAATAACTCGGTCGACTTCATTGTTGGGAGTTATAATCAGCCGAACGACACTCACCATGGGTGAAGTCTCTCACATGAAGcgcggaggaaaaaaaaagcaggaagcTCCGCGGGCTGTGGACACACCCCTCCATGCGCAGCGACCTGGTCCCTTCACCATATTAGGAAATCCCTTACGTTGCTAAGCAGCAAGAAGCTGGGGATGCCTTGTCACATCCTCAGGGTTAATGTCTTCTGACAAGACGAGCATAATAACTCTCTGTAACCTCAGcgtcaacaaaaaataaataaatacatacatgcaaATTGTTGTATTTGCATCCTGTACACAGCACAGGCGAGCTCCCAGCATGAAATCTGCTGTGTCATGCTGGGAGATTTGCATACTCAAATCCTGATTGCTGATACGTGGCTTCTCTTGGTCCCTAATGTGCAAGTTATGTCCACAACAAGccactgcagcagtgagagaAAAGCCTGCATACCTGTTACCGGGATGCTGAACAGTCCCCAGTGTGGCCCTGCTGCGATGGTGACACAGCGCTTCTCTTGCCAAAAGACGTCTCCTGCGCCCTCATAAATCTCACCCTGCTGCATCACAGCAGGCACGCAGCCTGCTCCGAGCATTACAGCAAACTCCAGGGGAGCTGACATACACAAATCCATTACATTAATTGCTTCTGAGATTGGACtcggtgagaaaaaaaaaaaagtaactacAACGTCAGAAGATTTGTGAGCTTCCCTTATGAGCAATGGAGGGGCTGACAGGCACTGACTCATCAGTCTTCCACCTCAGCCCTGAGTCCTTGGGTGTTAATATCAACAGTATACAATGTTGGTGATGGAATATTGATTTGCCCCTCTCTGGCTAGAATCCGCAATCACTCACAGCGGAGAGGCTGAGACAGGCTTTCAGGTAATTATTCATTAAACGGACACAAGAGGTACTTCCTGACAAACTGTGGTAAATCTGGTATCACACCCTGAAAACCCACAATGAAAATCCTTGTGACAAAAGCATGAGTTAACTGTTCATCCGCTACTGCTGTTTGAGATATCGCTTCAATGCCGAGACAATATTTACGGCCTCTCTTCTGCCACTGTTGCTCAGAGCAAATAGTGCAAACACAGCTCTGTTGACACACAGCATGCTCGAGTATCAGGGCTTGAATTACAGATCTGCATCCTCCCTctcagcccccctccctctcgctcgctctctcttcaCTGCTGTCCAACCAAACACTTATGACACTGAGGAAAGCAGCGCATGACTCATGGACAG
Above is a window of Acanthopagrus latus isolate v.2019 chromosome 21, fAcaLat1.1, whole genome shotgun sequence DNA encoding:
- the LOC119011052 gene encoding 5'-AMP-activated protein kinase subunit gamma-1-like isoform X1, which encodes MGSTVMESSKESSKKKKRRSLRINMPDFGAFTSPQVETSGSTKSGAQTGPRCIRSASPIKGLPARSPSLQPQGPLSAPVQLKTSSGSPKTIFPYPSHQNSPPKSPRRLSFTGIFRSSSNSSPTSMKIFSRTRRASGLSTPPTTPTQSSSQPVFTQEAQPARPSPECLETSSRSRSLSTPPDTGQRLSLPSAKPPIPSSSPVPSYSTSHQVYGLFEGMLEKLELDDDAAEPESDIYMRFMKSHKCYDIVPTSSKLVVFDTALQVKKAFFALVANGVRAAPLWDTEKQMFVGMLTITDFIIILHRYYKSPMVQIYELEEHKLETWREVYLPSTFKPLVNISPDASLFDAVYTLIKNKIHRLPVIDPVTGNALYILTHKRILKFLQLFMCEMPKPAFMKQTLGELGIGTYHDIAFIHPDTPIIKALNIFVERRVSALPVVDESGKVVDIYSKFDVINLAAEKTYNNLDITVTQALKHRSQYFEGVMKCHKMETMETIVDRIVKAEVHRLVVVDERSSIEGIVSLSDILQALVLSPADACKEENLPE
- the LOC119011052 gene encoding 5'-AMP-activated protein kinase subunit gamma-1-like isoform X2, which translates into the protein MKRFGSLRRSKKRKEQDGLGGRHQSEASCLSASGLSTPPTTPTQSSSQPVFTQEAQPARPSPECLETSSRSRSLSTPPDTGQRLSLPSAKPPIPSSSPVPSYSTSHQVYGLFEGMLEKLELDDDAAEPESDIYMRFMKSHKCYDIVPTSSKLVVFDTALQVKKAFFALVANGVRAAPLWDTEKQMFVGMLTITDFIIILHRYYKSPMVQIYELEEHKLETWREVYLPSTFKPLVNISPDASLFDAVYTLIKNKIHRLPVIDPVTGNALYILTHKRILKFLQLFMCEMPKPAFMKQTLGELGIGTYHDIAFIHPDTPIIKALNIFVERRVSALPVVDESGKVVDIYSKFDVINLAAEKTYNNLDITVTQALKHRSQYFEGVMKCHKMETMETIVDRIVKAEVHRLVVVDERSSIEGIVSLSDILQALVLSPADACKEENLPE
- the LOC119011052 gene encoding 5'-AMP-activated protein kinase subunit gamma-2-like isoform X3; its protein translation is MVYGLFEGMLEKLELDDDAAEPESDIYMRFMKSHKCYDIVPTSSKLVVFDTALQVKKAFFALVANGVRAAPLWDTEKQMFVGMLTITDFIIILHRYYKSPMVQIYELEEHKLETWREVYLPSTFKPLVNISPDASLFDAVYTLIKNKIHRLPVIDPVTGNALYILTHKRILKFLQLFMCEMPKPAFMKQTLGELGIGTYHDIAFIHPDTPIIKALNIFVERRVSALPVVDESGKVVDIYSKFDVINLAAEKTYNNLDITVTQALKHRSQYFEGVMKCHKMETMETIVDRIVKAEVHRLVVVDERSSIEGIVSLSDILQALVLSPADACKEENLPE
- the LOC119011052 gene encoding 5'-AMP-activated protein kinase subunit gamma-2-like isoform X4; translation: MLEKLELDDDAAEPESDIYMRFMKSHKCYDIVPTSSKLVVFDTALQVKKAFFALVANGVRAAPLWDTEKQMFVGMLTITDFIIILHRYYKSPMVQIYELEEHKLETWREVYLPSTFKPLVNISPDASLFDAVYTLIKNKIHRLPVIDPVTGNALYILTHKRILKFLQLFMCEMPKPAFMKQTLGELGIGTYHDIAFIHPDTPIIKALNIFVERRVSALPVVDESGKVVDIYSKFDVINLAAEKTYNNLDITVTQALKHRSQYFEGVMKCHKMETMETIVDRIVKAEVHRLVVVDERSSIEGIVSLSDILQALVLSPADACKEENLPE